Proteins from a genomic interval of Quercus robur chromosome 9, dhQueRobu3.1, whole genome shotgun sequence:
- the LOC126698920 gene encoding uncharacterized protein LOC126698920 — MASHISLKTLAVLVLAIALCVQGTLGAITCENLDENTCAFAVSSSGKRCVLEKHVKRSGEEAYTCRTSEIEADKIQDLIETDQCIKGCGLDRKTLGISSDSLLEPRFTEKLCSTQCYGSCPNIIDLYFNLAAGEGVFLPKLCEAQGANTRRAMSEIKSSGHVAPGPVQPGKLTGAPGPMLPVEYTIAPIVAPAPY; from the exons ATGGCCTCTCATATTAGCTTGAAGACCCTGGCAGTCTTGGTTCTTGCAATTGCCCTCTGTGTGCAAGGCACTCTAG GAGCAATAACATGTGAGAATCTGGACGAGAACACATGCGCATTCGCAGTGTCATCCTCCGGCAAACGCTGTGTGCTTGAGAAGCACGTAAAAAGGAGCGGAGAGGAAGCATACACATGCCGTACATCAGAAATTGAGGCAGACAAAATACAAGACTTGATCGAGACTGACCAGTGCATCAAAGGATGTGGGCTTGACCGTAAAACACttggaatctcatctgactctCTCCTTGAGCCTCGTTTCACAGAAAAGCTTTGCTCAACTCAGTGCTATGGAAGCTGCCCCAACATTATTGACCTATACTTCAATCTTGCCGCTGGTGAAG GTGTATTTCTACCCAAATTATGTGAAGCACAAGGAGCAAATACGCGACGAGCAATGTCTGAGATCAAAAGCTCTGGTCATGTTGCTCCAGGACCTGTGCAGCCTGGGAAGTTGACGGGTGCACCAGGACCCATGTTGCCTGTGGAATACACTATTGCACCAATAGTTGCCCCAGCACCATACTAA